The following DNA comes from Mucilaginibacter jinjuensis.
TAAGTTCGATAGCAGCAGCTTTAACAAACGAATTAAGGGCACCGTTAACGGCGCTTAAATTAGCCGTTAGCAATACGGGGTCATCTGATACAATGCCTGATGTTAATGTAAACGAACCCCCTGCACTAATAAAATGCTGCCCGATAAGCACGAGGTTGACTTGCCCCATTAACTTATTGTCGATACCCTTCCTAAAATCAGTATCTGTCATCGTATTTAGAGGCCCAAAATGCCCGTGTCCAGTGGTGCTGATAAGTGCATCGAAAGATTTTACCTTTTCAAAAAAGCCTTGTATCGAAGCCGGAGATGTAATGTTCAGTTGCAAATCGCCGCTTTTTGAGCCTGCGGTAATAACTTCATGGTCTTGCTGTAAAGCCCTGGTTACAGGCCTGCCCAAAGTGCCTGATGCGCCAATAATAATTATTTTCATGGTAACGATTAATTATGTTGTTGAAATACTTCTTTAGCATGGCTCAGCGCATTGCTTACTGCTGCCCCGCCTGCATAAAAGGTCATCTGTAAAATAACTTCTACTATTTGTTGTTTGCTTGCACCCAATTTTAATGCGGCATCTATATGCGCTTTTAATTGTGGCACCGTGTGGCCAAGTGTGGTGCATGAGGCTATCAGCAAATACTCGCGGGTAAGCAAATCAAGACCCGGGCGCGCCATAATTCCCTGCATGGCCCATTCAATGGTCATGTCAACAAAATCGGGGCAAATATCTTTGAGGTTATTTACCAATTGCTCGCCGGCCTGCCCGCCGTGTAACTGGTTTAATAGGGCTAATCCTTTTTCGTAGGTTTCTGATTTATTGTTTTCCATAGCGTTTTTTTTACCAAAGCTATGGGCTAACTTTGCCTTTGTCAAGTAGTTACCCTTTTGTCAAGTATTGACAAATTTGTCACTATTGTTAATCTACAGTATGTTAGCAACAGAAAAAATAGAAAAAAAATATGATGCCGCTGCCGATTGCCCCATTGCGGCTACCATAGATGTAATAGGCGGTAAATGGAAACCGATTATAATTTGGCTACTCATCCAGGACACCAAACGGTTTGGCGAACTGCACAAATTTATCCCCGGTATAGCACTAAAGGTTTTATCGAGGCACCTTAAAGAGATGGAAGCCGACGGCATTATCATCCGGCAGGCATTTGCAGAAGTGCCGCCACGGGTAGAGTATTCCCTTACTGAAAAAGGACGGTCGCTAACGGCCATTATGCAGGCCCTGGCTGTATGGAGTAATGATAATATACTGGGAAAGGAATAGAGATATAGAGACAAGAGGCGAGAAACAAGAGACAAGACTGCTGGGTTATTTCGAATATCGAATGTTCAAATTCGAATTTATAAACACCTTTTGTCATTTCGACGATAGGAGAAATCTTCTGCGATTAACAAGCTCATAATATAGGGCGAAGAAGATCCTTCGCTAACGCTCTGGATGACAAAAATCTATTAAACATTCAACAAAAAATCCCGGTACACAGCTTAGTTCTGCATACCGGGATTCTTAGTTCTTGTCTCTCGTTTCTTGCTTCTAAAAGCTATACGTTAAAACGGAAGTGCATAATGTCGCCATCCTGCACAATGTAGGTTTTACCCTCAACACCCATTTTGCCGGCTTCCTTACAAGCAGCTTCAGAGCCATAAGTCACGAAGTCGTTGTATTTAATAACCTCAGCGCGGATAAACCCTTTCTCAAAATCCGTGTGGATTACGCCTGCTGCCTGTGGTGCTGTAAAGCCCTGAGTAATAGTCCAGGCGCGTACTTCCTGTACACCTGCGGTAAAGTAAGTACTCAGGTTTAACAGTTGGTAAGCAGCCTTAATCAGCTTGTTTACACCCGATTCTTCCAGGCCTAAATCATCTAAAAACATCTGGCGCTCTTCGTAAGTTTCCAGTTGGGCAATTTCAGATTCGATCTGGGCCGAGATGATCAGCACGCGTGCGTTTTCGTCCTTAACTGCTTCTTTAACCTTCTCCACGTAAGCGTTACCGGTATTAACCGATTTTTCTTCTACGTTACAAACGTACATTACCGGCTTAGCGGTAAGCAACCAAAGATCTTCGATCACATCCTGATCTTCTAAAGCAACCGGCGCAGTACGGGCAGATTTACCGGCCAGTAAATGGTTCTTGTAGATGTTTAAAAGATCCTGCGCACGTTTAGCATCCTTGTCGCCAACCTTAGCAGCTTTATCTACCTTTTGCAGTTTCTTCTCTACCGAATCCAGATCTTTCAATTGCAGTTCGGTATCAATAATTTCTTTATCGCGGATAGGGTCAACAGAACCATCTACGTGTATTACGTTATCATCATCAAAGCAACGCAGAACGTGTATAATGGCGTTAGTGGCACGGATGTTACCCAAAAACTGGTTACCCAAACCTTCGCCTTTGCTGGCACCTTTAACAAGGCCTGCAATGTCAACAATTTCGATAACGTTAGGCACTATACGCTGCGGATTTACCAGTTCGGCCAGCTTGGTAAGGCGCTCATCTGGTACGGTAATTACGCCCACGTTTGGCTCAATGGTACAAAACGGAAAGTTAGCCGCCTGTGCCTTTGCATTTGATAAACAGTTAAAAAGTGTCGATTTGCCCACGTTTGGTAAACCGACTATACCACATTGTAAACCCATTTTATTTCTTAGTTATTAGTGTATTGAGTTAATGGTGTATTGGTTATCTGTTATTTATCAACTGGTTTTATAAAGCGATTTAATAACTTAATAACCCAGTAACTCAATAACCACCACTCCGCCCAAAAATCCCGCAAAGATAACATAAAATTCATCGTGATAATTTGAAAAAATAAACGACTTTTGCCACCGTTAGCAGTTTAGTAAATACACCAATGTAAAAAGGAGTTACCGGTATGGAAGAAATGGTTGAGCAAGTAGAAGCGTTGCTGGAGCAAGGTGATGTAAACCAGTTACAGGATTATTTGAATAACCTCAACATATCGGATGTTGAACAGTTGATAGATGAGCTGCCCGAACACGCAGCCATGTTTCTGGAAACCCTTTCGTTAAACCGTGCGGTTAATGTATTCCGCATCCTGGATTTCCCTACGCAGGAACGCATCATCAAAAAACTTTCGGGTAAAAAGATCGCCGAGCTGATCAACGAGCTGCCACCCGATGACCGTACCGCATTTTTTGGGGAACTGCATGGCGATACGGTAAAAAGTTTGATCCTTCACCTGCCGCCTAACGACCGTAAAGAAGCGCTTTCGCTCTTGGGTTATAAAGAAGATAGCGTTGGCCGCTTAATGACGCCCGATTATATTGCCGTTAGAAAAACCTGGGACGTGCAACGGGTGCTGAACCACATCCGCAGGTTTGGTAAGAATTCGGAGACCATTGATGTTATTTATGTAATTGATGATAACGGTGTTTTGCTGGATGATATCAGGATCCGCGAGATCTTATTAGTAGTGCCCGAAACCAAGATCATCGACCTGATGGATAGCCGCCTGATTGCGCTGAATGTGAATGACCCACAGGAGGAAGCGATCAATATATTCAGGATGAATAACCGGGTGGCATTGCCGGTAACCGATAATGATAATATTTTGCTGGGTATTGTTACCGTTGATGATATCCTTTGGATTGCTAACGAAGAATATACCGAAGACATTCAAAAAATAGGTGGTACTGAAGCCCTCGACGAACCTTACCTCGATATACCCTTACTTAGATTGGTTAAGAAACGCGTAGGATGGCTCATTATCTTATTCTTAAGCGAAATGCTTACCGCTACTGCCATGGGCTTTTTCGAAGGCGCTATTGAAAAGGCAGTTGTGCTGGCATTGTTTATTCCGTTGATTATATCGAGCGGTGGTAATAGCGGTTCACAGGCTTCTACGCTGATTATACAGGCCATGGCCCTGGGTGAAGTTACCGTACGCGACTGGTGGCGCGTAATGCGCCGCGAACTGGTATCTGGCTTAATGCTAGGGGCCACGCTGGGTACCATAGGTTTCTTCCGTATCTATATCTGGACGATGTTTAGTAACGTTTACGGTCCGCATTGGATACTGGTTGGATTGACCGTAGGCATTGCGTTAGTGGGTATCGTACTTTGGGGCTCATTGGCCGGTTCTATGTTGCCGCTGGCTTTAAAGCGTTTAGGCTTAGACCCTGCAACCTCATCTGCGCCATTTGTAGCCACGTTGGTGGATGTTACCGGGCTAATCATTTACTTCTCGATAGCAGTTGTAATAATGCGGATATAATCTTGCCCGTTTCCTGCTGTTTTATATCTTTAAGCTTAAACTCTTAAACACAATTAAACATGGAAGAAACGGTTATTCACGAAGAAAACCCACACAAGTCAGATCCCCGCGATTTAGTACTAACACCCGAAGCTCAATACTATCTTAATGACGGTGCCGGCTGGGCTAAATTTTTAGGTATTATGGGATTTATAGGCTGTGGGTTCATCCTTATTATTGCGCTCTCAATGGGAGCCATTCTTGGCATGACTGCAAGATTATCACCCAACCCTGCAGGCATCCCATCCGGATTAGGAGGTGTGTTCGGCTTTATTTATGCGCTTTTAGCTTTGCTTTATTTCTTTCCGTCCTTATACATTTATAAGTTTGGTACAGGTGCAAAAAAAGGGATTCTAATGCGCGAATCTGCCGATATTACTGTCGCAATATCTAAACTTAAATCATTCTTAAAGTTTTGGGGGGTGCTTATGATCATCGGTCTGGCATTTAGTGTACTGGGGTTCCTTAGTATGCTAACAGCGTTAAGCCATCTTTCGCATTAAACTAAATACTAACAACAAAAAAGCCCTGCTCGTTTACCGGGCAGGGCTTTTATATGAGTAGTGATTGTTTTTATATTTCGAAAGAGAAATCTTCATCGGCAGTTTTAGCAACTTCAACATCGCCAAACTCATAACGTTTTTCAACAACTTCCTGGTGAGATTTAATATAGTCGACAGTGGTTTTAAGGCCTTCCGCAAATTTTTCAAAATCTTCTTTGTATAAAAAAATCTTGTGTTTAACAAAAACGCCATCTTCGAGGCGCTTTTTACTTTCAGTTACGGTAATATAGTAATCGTTAGATCGTGTTGCCTTAACATCAAAAAAATAAGTTCGTTTACCCGCCCTTACCTTTTTTGAGAAAACCTCTTCCCGCTCTCTATTGTCAAAATCTCCCATGTTTTAAAGTGTTGTTATTAGTTTGATTGGCATAAATATAAATAAATTTTCAAACTGCAAGTAATATTTAAAATATTGTTGAAGATTTTTAAAACAATTTCAAAAAACTAAATTCACGAATTGCTTCTTGGGCATCCGTAAAGGTTTATTTAATTAATATTTAAGTAAAGCGCTTAAGTTATATTGCAAGTATTATTTGATATTATTTGAATGTGTAACAGTAAAAACGACAGTTAATAATAAATAGATTTTTAATCAAAACTAAATATGGCAACAGGTAAAGTAAAATGGTTTAACAATGCTAAAGGCTTTGGCTTTATTACCCCGCACGATGGCAGCGAAGATGTTTATGCACATCATTCACAAATCAGGATTCCGGGAGTTAAGGTATTGAAAGAAAGGCAGGAGGTATCTTACGATCTTATTACTACAGCCAAAGGCAAAGAGGCTGCCAATATTACGGTTGTTATCCTGGCGTAATTATTGGGTTGACGAACTATCAACTTTTATGGTTTCGGGCTGCTTGTTTACGCTGTAATTAAATACATCGGGGCGGGCATAGTGGCCAACGCAATCAAAGTCGAGCTTGCTTTTGGCTAATACTTCGAAATCCAGTTCGGCAGTTAATAAGCCTTCCTCATTCCACAATGGCCCGGCTAAAACTTCGCCCATGGGAGAAATAATTACACTGCCACCTGCGCTCATCATCTCGGGCTCGTTGGCTAATTCGGCCTGGTAGCGTTCGGGATAGTCGGATTTTTTAACAATCTGGTTGCAAGCCAATACAAAACAGCGGCCTTCCAGAGCGATGTGTTGCATGGTAGCCTGCCAGGCCGGGCGGGCATCGGCAGTAGGTGCAAGGTAAATCTCCACACCTTTACTGTACATGCTCATTCGGGCCAACGGCATATAGTTTTCCCAGCAGATGAGGCCACCAATGATACCCAGGTCAGTATCCAATGTGGTGAGTGTTGTGCCATCGCTTTCGCCCCATATAAAGCGTTCTAAACCGGTTGGTTTTAATTTGCGGTGTTTGCCTAATAAGGCACCGTTTTTACCGAAATACAACAGGCTGCAATGTAATGAGCCGCCAATTTTCTCTTTCTCGGTAACACCAAGTGCCACCATCAGGTCAGCTTTTTTTACGGCTTCGCTAATGGTCTTTAAATGATCTGAAGTTACATCGAGGCTATTGTTCCAGTAATCCAGCCATACTTCGCGGCCATGGTCGGTACGTTTGCCAATTACGGCGTCGAAGCTTAGTCCGCGTGGGTAGCAGGGGATAAATGATTCGGGGAAAAGTAAAAGTTCGCAGCCAGCCTGTGCGCCTTTTTCAATCCAATCGCAAACAATGTCAATCGTTTTGTCGATATCAAACAGGGCAGGGGTGGCTTGTACTACGCCAACTTTTACTTTTTTCAGTTCCATTTAAGCGTTCTCCTGTTCTTCTAAAAGTTGTTTTTCGTACAGGTCGAAGTAAGCTCCACGTTGCTCCATCAAAAAGTCGTGGGTACCACGCTCAATAATTTCACCCTGGTCCATCACTAATATCTGGTCAGCATTTTTAATGGTCGATATTCGGTGGGCTATAATAATGCTGGTTTTGCCATTCATAATCTGCCCCATGTTGTTCAATATTTCTTCTTCGGTACGGGTGTCAACGGCAGAGAGGCAATCGTCAAAAATCAAAATCTGCGGCTGCTTAAAAATAGCACGGGCGATAGATACACGCTGCTTTTGTCCGCCAGATAGGGTAATGCCCCGTTCGCCAATCATGGTATCGAAGCCTTCCTCAAACTCAATAATATTATTGTAAACCGCTGCATCTTTTGCCGCCTGCTCAACACGCGGCTGGTCCATCACATCGGCACTAAAAGCAATGTTACGGCCAATGGTGTCTGAGAAGAGGAAAACTTCCTGCGGCACAAATCCAACCTGCGAACGGTAATTCTCCAGGTCGATCTGATTAACTGCTTTATCGTCGATAATAATATGGCCTTTATCAACATCATACATCCGCATAATTAAATTGGCAATGGTTGATTTACCTGAACCGGTACGGCCAATAATCGCCACCATTTCGCCCGGGTTGGCGGTGAATGAAATTGACTTTAACGCTTGTATGCCAGTCTCCGGGTAAGTGAAGGATACATTATCAAACACAATTTGCCCGCTTATATGGTGTGGTGGACCGGTAGAAATAATGTCTGATTTTTCATGCAGAAACTCATTGATGCGCTTTTGCGAAGCTGCCGCACGCTGTATTAACGAAGTAACCCAACCCAGTGCAATAACCGGGAAGGTAAGCTGATTGAGGTACACAATAAACTCGGCGATGTTGCCGGGGGTAACTGTACCCTTCATTACCTCAACACCGCCCACATAAATAATAATGATATTACTGATACCGATAAGCAACAACATGAGCGGGTAAAACAAAGCCTGAACCTTTACCAAGGCCATAGAATGTGTTTTATAACTGTTACTCTCGGCGGTAAAGCTATCGCGGATAAAATCCTCCCGAACGTATGATTTAATTACCCTGATGCCCGAAAATGTGACCTGCACAAAGCTGGATAGCGCTGATAAGCGCTCCTGGATCTTCTCGCTCCGGAAGTTAATGATGTTGTTTACATAGTAAATTACGAATATCAATATAGGCAGCGGCAATACAGAAAATAACGTTAGTCGCAAATTAACGGTAAGCATCATGCCCACGGTTAATACAAAAACCGCTAGTGTATTGGCGGTATACATAATGCCCGGACCAAGGTACATCCGCACCCGGCTTACATCTTCAGTGGCGCGGTTCATTAAATCGCCGGTGCTGTGGCGGCGGTAAAAAGCTAAAGAAAGCGCCTGGTAATGTTGGTAGATCAGGTTTTTAAGATCATACTCAATATGCCTCGACATCAGGATCAATGTCTGCCGCATAAAAAACAGAAACATACCCCGCAATAAGGCCAGTACCAATACCAGTACACCAAACAAGAGCAGGCTGGAGCCGAAGATGTCGTAAATCACATCCTGCTTACCAAAGCCAGAGTACAGACGGTATATGGCAATATTTTCGGTAACCAAATCAAAGGCCACACGGATAACCTGCGCAGGCAGCACACCAAAAACGTTGGATATAATTACAAACAAAATACCCGGCACAAAGTACCAGCGGTATTTGATAAAGAATTTATTGAGGTAGAAGAGATCTTTCATTTATTAGTCCGTAAGTCGGGGAAGTCCGTAAGTCCGAAAGCAGGAGATCACCCGAAAGCCAAAGGTACATGATTAGTAAGAAGTCCGAAAGTCTGTGAGTCGGAAAGTCCGAAAAATGGATTTACTTAGCTATAAAATACGGTGGCCATAGTTCATTAGGCTACTTCATGGATATTTCTTCCCGACTTCCGGACTTTCCGACTTCCGGACTAATAAGTTTGCTGCAATGAAAAAAACCGCTACTTTTGCAAAGAACTTATTCACCACCGAACGCAATGTTATCTACGGATGCTACTCCTAATACCCTGTTTGACCTTCTGAATGAGTTCGGTCATCAAAAGGTTGTTTTTTGCAATGATCCCGATACCGGCCTAAAAGCCATTATCGCCATACACAATACCACGCTTGGCCCTGCTTTGGGCGGCACGCGTATGTGGGCATACAAAACAGAAAACGATGCTTTGAAGGATGTTTTGCGCCTTTCTAAAGCACATACCTACAAGGCAGCTATTTCTGGTTTAAACATTGGGGGCGGCTGTGCAGTAATTATCGGCGACCCACGTAAAGATAAATCAGAAGCTTTAATGCGCAGGTTTGGGCGCTTTATTACCAACCTTAACGGTGAGTTTATCACTGCCGAAGATATGGGCACCAACCCTAAGGATATGGAATATATCCGTATGGAAACCAAGCATGTTACCGGTTTGCCGGAAAGTATGGGCGGTAGCGGCGATCCAACTCCTATAGCAGCTAAAGGTGTGTTTATGGGGATTAAAGCTTCGGTTAAAGAGCTTTATGGTAACGATTCGCTGGCAGGCCGTTCTGTAATAGTGCAGGGGATAGGCCACGTGGGCGAAAACCTGGTAAAACTGCTTCGCGAGGAGAATACAAAGGTTTACATCAGCGATATTAACGAGGAGCGCGTAATACAGATAGCTAAAAAATACGGTGCACAGGCAGTAGCCAACCACAGTATTTTTGATTTAAGCGCTGATATTTATGCACCATGCGCACTGGGTGGTACGGTTAATACCAGTACCATTGCCAAGTTGAAGTGTGCTATCATAGCAGGTTCGGCAAATAATCAGCTCGAGGATGAAACCATTCACGGCAATATGTTGTTGGAGAAGGGCATTTTGTACGCGCCGGATTATGTGATTAACGCAGGTGGCTTAATGAACTGCTATTCGGAACTGATGGGTTTCAGCAAACAACGCACGCTGCAGCTTACCGAAAACATTTACGAGGCTACGCGCAACATATTAAAACTATCGAAAGCCGAAAGCATAAGCACTATTGAAGCTGCCAACAAAATAGCCGAAAAGCGCATAACTGATATTAGAAA
Coding sequences within:
- the mgtE gene encoding magnesium transporter is translated as MEEMVEQVEALLEQGDVNQLQDYLNNLNISDVEQLIDELPEHAAMFLETLSLNRAVNVFRILDFPTQERIIKKLSGKKIAELINELPPDDRTAFFGELHGDTVKSLILHLPPNDRKEALSLLGYKEDSVGRLMTPDYIAVRKTWDVQRVLNHIRRFGKNSETIDVIYVIDDNGVLLDDIRIREILLVVPETKIIDLMDSRLIALNVNDPQEEAINIFRMNNRVALPVTDNDNILLGIVTVDDILWIANEEYTEDIQKIGGTEALDEPYLDIPLLRLVKKRVGWLIILFLSEMLTATAMGFFEGAIEKAVVLALFIPLIISSGGNSGSQASTLIIQAMALGEVTVRDWWRVMRRELVSGLMLGATLGTIGFFRIYIWTMFSNVYGPHWILVGLTVGIALVGIVLWGSLAGSMLPLALKRLGLDPATSSAPFVATLVDVTGLIIYFSIAVVIMRI
- a CDS encoding Glu/Leu/Phe/Val family dehydrogenase: MLSTDATPNTLFDLLNEFGHQKVVFCNDPDTGLKAIIAIHNTTLGPALGGTRMWAYKTENDALKDVLRLSKAHTYKAAISGLNIGGGCAVIIGDPRKDKSEALMRRFGRFITNLNGEFITAEDMGTNPKDMEYIRMETKHVTGLPESMGGSGDPTPIAAKGVFMGIKASVKELYGNDSLAGRSVIVQGIGHVGENLVKLLREENTKVYISDINEERVIQIAKKYGAQAVANHSIFDLSADIYAPCALGGTVNTSTIAKLKCAIIAGSANNQLEDETIHGNMLLEKGILYAPDYVINAGGLMNCYSELMGFSKQRTLQLTENIYEATRNILKLSKAESISTIEAANKIAEKRITDIRKIKSSY
- a CDS encoding DUF3276 family protein is translated as MGDFDNREREEVFSKKVRAGKRTYFFDVKATRSNDYYITVTESKKRLEDGVFVKHKIFLYKEDFEKFAEGLKTTVDYIKSHQEVVEKRYEFGDVEVAKTADEDFSFEI
- a CDS encoding DUF5362 family protein, with the protein product MEETVIHEENPHKSDPRDLVLTPEAQYYLNDGAGWAKFLGIMGFIGCGFILIIALSMGAILGMTARLSPNPAGIPSGLGGVFGFIYALLALLYFFPSLYIYKFGTGAKKGILMRESADITVAISKLKSFLKFWGVLMIIGLAFSVLGFLSMLTALSHLSH
- a CDS encoding carbon-nitrogen hydrolase family protein, which encodes MELKKVKVGVVQATPALFDIDKTIDIVCDWIEKGAQAGCELLLFPESFIPCYPRGLSFDAVIGKRTDHGREVWLDYWNNSLDVTSDHLKTISEAVKKADLMVALGVTEKEKIGGSLHCSLLYFGKNGALLGKHRKLKPTGLERFIWGESDGTTLTTLDTDLGIIGGLICWENYMPLARMSMYSKGVEIYLAPTADARPAWQATMQHIALEGRCFVLACNQIVKKSDYPERYQAELANEPEMMSAGGSVIISPMGEVLAGPLWNEEGLLTAELDFEVLAKSKLDFDCVGHYARPDVFNYSVNKQPETIKVDSSSTQ
- a CDS encoding cold-shock protein, encoding MATGKVKWFNNAKGFGFITPHDGSEDVYAHHSQIRIPGVKVLKERQEVSYDLITTAKGKEAANITVVILA
- a CDS encoding carboxymuconolactone decarboxylase family protein: MENNKSETYEKGLALLNQLHGGQAGEQLVNNLKDICPDFVDMTIEWAMQGIMARPGLDLLTREYLLIASCTTLGHTVPQLKAHIDAALKLGASKQQIVEVILQMTFYAGGAAVSNALSHAKEVFQQHN
- a CDS encoding winged helix-turn-helix transcriptional regulator — protein: MLATEKIEKKYDAAADCPIAATIDVIGGKWKPIIIWLLIQDTKRFGELHKFIPGIALKVLSRHLKEMEADGIIIRQAFAEVPPRVEYSLTEKGRSLTAIMQALAVWSNDNILGKE
- the ychF gene encoding redox-regulated ATPase YchF is translated as MGLQCGIVGLPNVGKSTLFNCLSNAKAQAANFPFCTIEPNVGVITVPDERLTKLAELVNPQRIVPNVIEIVDIAGLVKGASKGEGLGNQFLGNIRATNAIIHVLRCFDDDNVIHVDGSVDPIRDKEIIDTELQLKDLDSVEKKLQKVDKAAKVGDKDAKRAQDLLNIYKNHLLAGKSARTAPVALEDQDVIEDLWLLTAKPVMYVCNVEEKSVNTGNAYVEKVKEAVKDENARVLIISAQIESEIAQLETYEERQMFLDDLGLEESGVNKLIKAAYQLLNLSTYFTAGVQEVRAWTITQGFTAPQAAGVIHTDFEKGFIRAEVIKYNDFVTYGSEAACKEAGKMGVEGKTYIVQDGDIMHFRFNV
- a CDS encoding ABC transporter ATP-binding protein — encoded protein: MKDLFYLNKFFIKYRWYFVPGILFVIISNVFGVLPAQVIRVAFDLVTENIAIYRLYSGFGKQDVIYDIFGSSLLLFGVLVLVLALLRGMFLFFMRQTLILMSRHIEYDLKNLIYQHYQALSLAFYRRHSTGDLMNRATEDVSRVRMYLGPGIMYTANTLAVFVLTVGMMLTVNLRLTLFSVLPLPILIFVIYYVNNIINFRSEKIQERLSALSSFVQVTFSGIRVIKSYVREDFIRDSFTAESNSYKTHSMALVKVQALFYPLMLLLIGISNIIIIYVGGVEVMKGTVTPGNIAEFIVYLNQLTFPVIALGWVTSLIQRAAASQKRINEFLHEKSDIISTGPPHHISGQIVFDNVSFTYPETGIQALKSISFTANPGEMVAIIGRTGSGKSTIANLIMRMYDVDKGHIIIDDKAVNQIDLENYRSQVGFVPQEVFLFSDTIGRNIAFSADVMDQPRVEQAAKDAAVYNNIIEFEEGFDTMIGERGITLSGGQKQRVSIARAIFKQPQILIFDDCLSAVDTRTEEEILNNMGQIMNGKTSIIIAHRISTIKNADQILVMDQGEIIERGTHDFLMEQRGAYFDLYEKQLLEEQENA
- a CDS encoding short chain dehydrogenase codes for the protein MKIIIIGASGTLGRPVTRALQQDHEVITAGSKSGDLQLNITSPASIQGFFEKVKSFDALISTTGHGHFGPLNTMTDTDFRKGIDNKLMGQVNLVLIGQHFISAGGSFTLTSGIVSDDPVLLTANLSAVNGALNSFVKAAAIELKNGVRINVVSPNVVEDSPDFFPYFPGHTPVTMESVKQAYLKSVLGGQTGQTIKVH